The genome window GGCTGACTAACCTATTCATTGCAAATATCAGCATCATATGCAGCACAAGGACAAATTTAGCCCTTGCATTTTTATGTACACAGCAATTCTAGACGCATCTTTGACCACCCCCAGCCACCAACTCCCCCatttaattgttttgttttggatAAGTAAGTGATGCAAAGCAAGCCAGCTATCCCAAAAGTCTGCCAATAGTTTCTAACAACGGTCATGCCAATCTTGTTCCAATTTTTTGTTATCTCCTCTGCTCTGTACCTATCTATCTCTAAccaataattaaatatcaaagtTGTTACTCATAAAATATCTTCTTTCTTCGCATCATCATTAGCGTCATCTATGCATACATTCCAAATAAACTTGCTATTTTTGTAAACgataaacattataataaacaACATTCTACACATTCAAATAGGgattaatatgatatatttaagaatttatgtttaattttcaagaaaaaacttgatgagatttatttattttatatggcCATTTATatagtcattttttttataactaGAGGAGGGAAATGGGCCTACAACATAATACTCTTGGTAGAATTTATACTTTCCTTTAACCGGGtaccaaataataatacattccacataaatttaattgcacttgtttttgttttgtttgttctGTTGGTGAAGCCTTATTTCAGGCTAAAATAGAAAGCAAAAAACCCAGGGATTCGTACGAACCGAGTTGGGTTGAAGGAATGGGTTgtattaaaagtaaaacatgTAGCCATAATCATCTGATTTGTAAGACTGTTTATGGTTTTGATCATAATCAATcaatattcatttaataaaaatagaattggctttcatcatttttgtctttttgcaAATTTCGAGcaaattatattacaaaattaatcatttaaaaatatctaaTCTATCAGCTAACAGTTTTTACACACacatttcctttttcttgtgAATAGACCAATCCAAAATTTTGTCAAGGTGAAAACAGTTCAATGGAGATCTATTACTGAAATTGATACAGCATGGGATTCATATATACTTGCTGGTTTAAGAACCCATTCTCATTCACTTGAAGCTTCCCTGAATCAGTGTATTGGCAAGGTATTTCTTGTAGCTGAAGTTTCTCAACATGGTCACCTGTGGTATTACTGGCTATGGTGTTAGGGAAATAGTCAAAGCTGGAATTGTATGTATTTTCACCCAAAAGTTGGGAAATTGGACCCATGTAATCCAATTCCAGTAGTTGAGGAACCGAACTATTTGTCCTTGGGAATTTCAACATTTGTTGGGTTTCACTAGCATCATTGGAACACTGTGTCATGTGAATTGGGGTATTTGATTCTTCCACTTGTTGATCCAAACCTCTTCCCCCTGAGTTCTTCTTCTTGTAGATTCTGCAGAGGACCCAATCATCCAGCTGAAATTGTAAAACAAGCCCTGTTTCCACTCAGTTTACTTCTATCATCACAACAATACTTGGAAATATTATTAATGACCAAAAAGAAGACAAACTTACTCTCATGGATCCATTTTGCTTGGTGATTTGTTTACGTGAATCATTTAACCGATATTCATGCATAATCCAGTCAGTCTTGAGTCCCTTTGGTGGCTTGCCCTTGTAGAATACAAGAGCCTTCTTCACTCCAACATATTTGGAACCACTATAAATGGCTTTGTCCGTGCCCGTAGCCTTCCAATACCCTGACACCGTCGCCCTATTCGGTCGAACCCCATTCGGGTACTTCCTATCTCGAGGGCTAAAGAAGTACCATTCCTTTTCACCAAACTCTGCTTTATCTTCAACATCatatgcaaaaaagaaaaaacaacagTATAGTCAGTGCTCAGCAGCAtagcataataaaataaggggagataaatttataaatagacTAACCAGGCAATTGCCATGGATCAAATTTGTAGATATCAACTTCTGGGATAATTGAAACAGGGCATGGCTTTGATTTGGCCTGGTTTTTAAGGTAGAAGGTGATCAATTCTTCATCTGTAGGGTGGAATCTGAAACCTGGAGGAAGGTCAGAGCTGGTTTTTGTTTCCATTCTattcaaaaagaagaaaaagggtatttgaaaagaaagatgGTTTAAGGGTGAAGAGGGGCATAGGAAAAGAAGGGTGTTTGAAATGTTTGCAAGGAGAGGGCTACGCCTTTTATGGTTGAAGTATTCTTGTCGTATTATTGTGCGGGAAAATGGAGTGTGATTGGGTGATGCCTTGACTTTGAAGGCATTTAAACATCGTAAGAAGATCAACTGCCACAACCGGTGAGAACGTGGACAACACGTGCCGCTCTATCTACACAATTCCTTCATTGCACGCTCTTCTGCCTGCCTGCCTTCTTTCTACCTTACCCAATCAAATAACGAAAAGTCTTGTATTCCTTTGGGATAATTATCCAATGAGACACTAACACTTTGTATATATCCAATAATTTATCacgtttttttatataaactaacgcaaactttaaaatgtttatttatttataataggaTTAATTTAAGtcgattttatataaaaataattgggGAATGAGTCATGCAAAGGTGGTGTGGAAAGGAGTTAAAAGAGCGACACGTAGTAGTGGGAAAAGTGGCAGAGTAGGATAAGTatggtataatttttttaaaggaaagaaAGGTAGACCAAGGGATGGGAACAAGTAAAATAAGAAGGAGATTGTGGTTCTTATCTTAGCCACCTCACTAAATGACCCCTTTTTTCGTGCTAATCCTTTACATCTAAATATACTAATTATCAATTTCTATTCTATACGTTAGAATTTCAAAGATAGAACCACCACGTGGCAAGTTGACCTTCATTACACAGACTTTAGAATTTTGAGGTATATTCCTTGTAAACAAATGAGACATGGTTCAATTCCTAGCAAACCAGCCCTCATGATATTTTTACTCACTAACAATGAAAGAGAAAAATGGAAGAATATGGGAAAAAATCTGACATTTTGTTTCATAGCAAGAAGGAGAAGGTACCGCAAGTATTACAACATTTTCTAAAATCCCCGACTCATTCCTTATTTGGCAATACGAATATCCCATTTTATATCATTTCTCAAAATAGCAGGGAGGGTTGGATCCTCCAAGCACTGTGGTTGGAACATGCTACTTTGGGGATTAGACCCTcctcccttttttattattattttaacacaCACCCAACCAACTcaactaaattattcaaaattattcttTGAAAACCATACGACCAAGTGTGTCACCTACCTATCCCCTTATCTTCAGTAACTAGGAATTTTAGATTGGAGGTCAAAACTTTTAAAcaaatacctttttttttttgtataaattaatgcataattttaaatatttgtccATTCATGTTAAACATTTagaacaaatttatttaagctttaaacatataaaaattttcatgaagTCAACATATCACTAGTAATTTTCTTTCACAAAAATAAACACCACTTAAGTGCTTTTTGGTGTCATGAGAATGCAATACACCAATTtttcaaacacaaaatttacaataattacaATAGCAACAACGcattctaaataaaaaaaatactaaatttctaATCAATCCTAATTTCTTTATGCTCCATTCTAGAACttggatttggattttaattattatataaatagtaaGAATAAAATGCATATGTTATAGTGAAATTAGTTGAAAATTAATccaatatatattagaaaaatataaaaacatgaatttgtcacatctaaaaatattttaaggatttcaaattcattaataaaTAGACTTCtagcactacaccaaaacaggtttttagcggcgtttatttaggcctttagcggcgctttttagcgccactaaaggtattTGCGGTGCTTccacaagcgccgcaaaaaatgccgctatcgacaacgtcgctaacgtttgcagcgtttatagaaataaacgccgctaaaggtcatgttctttagcggcgcttcaaaaaaaacgccgctaaaggtcatgttctttaacgccgctaaagctcatgttctttagcggcgctttctcagaAACCCCGCTAAAGGTAATGTTCTTTTAGCGGCGccttttccacaaacgccgctacaAGTAATGTTCTTTAACGGTgtttttttccacaaacgccgctatggTCATGCTCTTTAgcttttagcgacgcttttataaaaacgccactaattttgggatttttgtaaaataaatttttttattttttcagccctcctgtaacaacaaatcaaaagcaaccaaatctaaaccagccaaaagcaataaatttatataatatttcaaattaaacaaataaaataatattaatatcaataaataaaatagaattcatattatttttacaaaaatgttaaaagttaaaatgataaaagtatttatacaatacactatgacggcggaagttgcgactgctgaaacatcttcatcatattcttaAGCTGCTGttggagttcgtcgtactttgtgctttgctctgcttctctcgatgccgcatctgTTTTAAGTTTagttggagttcttcatatttcttttgaacctctgcttctctcgctgcagcctctgcttccctcgctgtcgcctctgctttaagttgtagctggagttcttcatatttcctttgaacctcaactgtggtcgcttgcatctgagccatctggtcttttaacctctgaacttcagcttgagcctgactccccgaaggcatgtattgctgcgagctggatccaaaatattgggttgggctaacaaaagatccttgaaatcgaacccgaccatacctttcaggacccaaaacttcagtaataatccagCTATCAATGTTAGGAAcacaatatattttaaaaaaacaaatgcaacataacaataatCGCATTACAAgtaatgaattaaaccattagaaaataaacactataaataactaaaacaagtcaaattgtattaagtaaacgtaccataatttcaccagctttAGGGgtcataggagatccatctttcttcctatgtgtaatttcaaaaagttgaaggtgtccaactttttgactggacgacagttcctataatatagtagtaaaatattatttaatggaaagttatacatatttgacagtattaaaaaatttaaaatacctccgcctcagctacacatgcaaaacttttcgacccggctgtgtgagtaaatttttgtttctgcctgctgctttttccaactcgttcacgatcctacattataaaatttttagtacgtaaatagtaaatactataaaccaaaataattacaagagtttggaagtacgtcatacctcgcctttcttcgaatgccaaaatctaaccgcatcttcccattggtacctcagcataccggagggacattttgcaatttctcaacgagggttgtttttgtcttataataatatttcttcaaagtacttttatggtctctccatctttttcccaatgccttctttacataagtatccgagacctctaaagcaaacctcgcctacaaaaaacacaagttaagaaagtaaatataaatgaaactaattCCCAAGTATTatagatgacattaacattttgttaccttaatattatcgagggcttggtttttgttactatcgggcatttgatgccatgactcgtagttgataggcaacatattcgcatttcgtgctaaaatgctcATGTATcttgctaaaagtcgagcttctgatccaacaggctaaCCAAAACTGTTTTtgcataccttgacacgctcgactggatctaactcgtataaatctctaagtagcgtacgtcctcgacctctgcgagtcccaccattttcagctgaaaatggtatattataatataagaatttgaaaaataaatcaattataagtcaacacgcatgtaaattaaatgtaaaattactttcaacttctgtaggatcctcaAGTGTAATcagaacattcgaagatccaattactgtctgttgttcactatttgtttctgccgagtttggatcattttgaacaatgcttagAACTCgcatttttcttctaggcattttatctgcaatacacataaaatagttgaaaacttaataactaattacaacaataacagcacatataaaatagctgaaatatataataagaccaagatttaaattatgatattacatatacttaaacaatcgtaaaatcttactacatcattattcgtaaatatcttcatccttatcctgacgaacccattgaaattgtgtactagtactagggatattatcgtttaagttttgttctggaaagggcaaagtttctgatctgtcgtcgatgttatctttacttccactgcccatgtcaaacaagtctctagggatgttacggagtacaacgtaccaaccctcatcagttggtaTTAGgggaaaataccgcaaaatcttgacTGGCTTCTTCATTGattgtgcatcattttcatcgtcgttcccatcttctgggtttctatttatccaacgggattggccgcatacatgacagcactgttggtttttccgatcgccccaatacatcatgcagtcatttgggcaactatggattttgttgtacccaaggcctaaatcttttatcattttcttcatatctttgcatgactgagggatttttgcaaacggaaacatttctcttaaaaactctaacaacATTTTCAACGAGTTTCCGGTCCACattcccaaacattttaactgaaaaagacgaacacagaaggacatttttgaaaattttgatccctcatacagttcttcgttcatgtcattaagtagcgcgtagaactttgccgcttctccattcggctcttcataaggtacactacttcccggttcggtaaaagcaaTTCCACtaatattacaatcatcagatgccacAAAATCCGCTGGGAACGACTgcacaccatgattgtgcatattaaatgcatccggcaacataccttccatgtcatcccctctatcagactgatggtaagcagtaccaggataagatacatccatggttgaagaggaagtactaggcggacattctccatgaaataaccattgtttatatccccgaacaaacccatcaacaattagatgctcgtatacaacttcacgataatgccagtttatgttgacacacttcttacacgggcaaagaatcatattctcttggcttgcatattgaaatgcaaaatttacaaaagtctgtactccatttcgataactgttgtttacccttgacaaattcatccaagaccagtccattttcttaattcttgagGTCTGatgttgacaataaatttcacgggtttaggatttaggaataagtataattaagctatgtaagttatgtaagttaagatataattaatatttatgtatgtaaattatgtaagttattatgtaagttatgtaagttactaTGTAGGTTATGTtcattatgtaagttgtaatatgattaatatttatgtatgtaaattatgatatgattgataaatttaagatatataagctatgtattatgtaagtttatgtATGCAGAATAAGTATaatgtaagctatgtaagttatgtaagttaagatataatatatatccCGTAAGTTATAAGTGtaattaagatataatataCATCCCGTAAGTTATGTAGgttattaataagttatgtattatatgtattatatgtaagttatgtaggttatgtattatatgtaggttatgtaggttattatattttaaattttaaaatatatattaataagttatgtaatttatgtaaaCACAATTGATAATTCTTTGACATCGCCCCAATTAATCGATCAATTTATTGTATGTAAATGATTATTAAACATTAACATTCAATCGTTAATCGCATCTAACGTCGatagtttattaatttagaagTAAAATTGATAACTCATTTACATACTTTGCCAAAATCGATAAATTTTTCACATTAAACTGAATAAACTAATCGcccataatttattaaaatactcAAACACATAAAGTGCTTTAAGAATTGGCATAATCCAAAATTTAGTAAACTGTGAAGATTGTTTTTGTTTGGGTAAACAGTACGTGGAGAGCTGCAAAGTTACATGCAGAAATTATAAGTAAACAGATACCCATAGGTTCAAAACCAAAAAGCTTAATTAAAACtcccttttaaaattgaaaaataataagtaaactattaagctaaaatatatccaaattagaaatttaaacatttggaTGTGTTTTTGTAAGAAAACTATGTAGGAAACATAGGAATAAATACCtcaaattttctcaatttcaagCAAACTtctacaaaaataacaaaacacaaCTAACTTAGtaccaaaaaaggaaaaatacaaTGTAGTAAATagaagattatttaactaaatttagattcaaatcaatgtatcaattttaattatcacaACAATCAACTTAATATGAATTGATAAAGTAacaatcaacttaatataaattaaatcaaaatcttaaattaaacaaatatggTAAAGTAACAAGGCATTGCCAATTAATCTGTGTAAAACAAGcacaagaaagaaaataattggTACACAAGAAGCACAGTTACAGGTTAGTTATGATCCAATTATCAAACGCATAAGAAAACAGTTGAATCAAAAATGGTGTTTTCCAGATAAATAAGTTATACAAAAAATTGTTACAAATGAAGAAAAACTCCAGCAATAGGGAAAAGAACTTAAAAAATGTATACACAACATATacataatttgtatatttaatatgaattgatttaaatgttactaaatttttattgtaattttcaaaCCCAAATTTCGGACTCTCCTAAACTAAGCTCAATGTGGAAATACCtttgattaattattatataagtaTATTAATAGAACTCGAATTTCATTTGAAGCCATTAAATATTCCAgagaaaaaggaattttatagaggtttaaaatttaacatacaaaGATTTGTTGAAACCTAACCAAATCATGCGGGAGAATTCacattttcttctaatttaaacctaaaaaaaagtATGTTAACTGCCTAAAGGTTTCAGTAATGGATGCTTTTAGAATATATAAGCAAATGAATACAGTAAATACTCCATTTACCCTAAAATAGATGCTCGAAAAACTCCAGCGGCaaggaaattaaagaaattaaattggatGCTTGCAGAATATATACTGCAAATAGCAACTCCCAagataaaattcttttaactcagACTTTCTATCCATATATAACCATTGAAAGAATTCACACAATAGATTTCATGGTAAATACCAgcgaaataaacaaataattcacacgatagatacatatataatcGAAACCCTAAAAACGTAATATTTCTTCCCCCAACCGAAATAAATCAGCAATGCAGGATATCTCTCTACGACTGAAGAACTTCATAAAaccaaacaaacatatataaccCGAACCCTAAAGACACAAAAACAGTAAGCATCTGCTACTGATTAAACCTTACCCAAAAAACTGAATCTCCTCGACGCTGTCTTCTTGTAAATGTTGTGAAGCCTCCGAATGAAATGATCCGGGTAAGGAAACCGATGAAATGATGAATCGAATGAACAATACCAATGAAGGTTCGACTATCTTGAATGACTGGACTTAAGGATTTGGAAAAATAGTTGAAGGGGATTTAGGGATTTCGATCCAATGGGAAGAATTTTTCTGGAATTAGGGGCTGGGTGCAGGAAAGGTAGGGAGAAAACTAAGCTAAGCAAAACGACATCGtcttagttaataatttttaagtcCCTAAAATGAAACGGGGACTTTTAGCAGAATTTTTAATACACTATTGCGGCAATTTTAGCcaaaacgtcgctaaagatgATATATTGCAGCAATTCTGAGAAAAACACCActacaaatttaaaatcaaataagcaaacgacgctgtttttgttcaatttttgataACTTTTACGGCGTTTTGGATAGAAACGCCACTAACAACCAATTTCCTCTaaccaaacggcgccgttttctgTAATTTCTAGTACATTGTTGTGGTGTTTCTTGTGCAAACGCCactattcttaaaatttttcaattatttaataattttataaaatttacatttgatacattaatataccattatttttaattgttaaagttttaaaaattgaaatattgttcaattttaaatttgaattatgatgGAAGGCATTTTATgtgttattaaaaattaatttaatttcggtatcttaaaatttaaataattctattatttagcaaatttaaaatttaaatagttctattaaaatttaatacttaaaaattCATTATCTAAATCCTATAAACCATTATAACCCTTATATCCTAAAAACCATATACAGTAGACCTACGACCCTAGATCACATACCCTAAAAATTAAACCGTATACCCACAAACCCTAGAAAATAACCCATAAAATcctaaaacctaaaccctaagcTCTAAACTACGTGGCCTTATTCACTAAACTCTAAATCCAAAACCTATAAATCATAAACCCCTAACTCCTAACTCGTAACCCGTAACCCCTAACAGGCCTAAACCCtaaccccaacccttaaaccataaaccacaAATTAACCATAATGCCTAAACCCTTAATCCATATCCCCTAGACATATTGAATCATAAACATTAACTataaacccctaaaccctaaacccttaaccctaacccttaacccttaaacccttaacccttcacccttaaaccctaaacaccaacccttaaaccataatccataaacccctaacccatatcccttaaaccttaaatcatagaacatatatataaaaactataaacccCTGAATCCAAAACctataaatcataaacccttaactcgtaacccttaacccatatcccctaaacatattaaatcataaaacattaactataaacccctaaccccagcccttaacccttaacccctaaacccttaacctcaacccttaaaccataatccataaacccctaacccatatcccttaaaccctaaatcatagaacatatataaactataaaccctaaaccctgattcatagcatatatatataaactataaagtGTAAACCCCatccattaaaaaataaacaataaacataaCCCCTAAATTCATAATCCTTAAATCGATAATGCCTTTAAAGCTCAACAACAAAAAACTAAaactttttgcggcgttttcacCAAAAGCGCCGCTACTGGTTGACTATTCCGGCGTTTCTAGAAAGCACCACCAATTTCGAGAAGCTCAAcaagaaaacggcgtcgttcgaCTTAACTCTTTTGTAGCGCTTTCTGagaaatcgccgctaatgcttgactATTGCAGCGTTTTCTAATAAGCGCCACTAACGTCTCTAAAAGCTATATAAAAACGACATCATTCTCTTAACAGTTTGTGGCATTTTTAGAcaagcgccactaaaagccCTAAATGCTAAATAAAAAACGACATCGTTTGCTTAACagttttgcggcgcttttagaTAAGCGCAGCTAACTATTAACagttttgcggcgtttatataAAAGCGCCACCAACGTCGTAAAAGCTCAACAAGAAAATGGCGCCATTTGGCTTAACTCCTTTGCGGCGCTTTGGAGGAATCGCCGCTAATTCCTCTATTTTGCGGTGTTTCTAAGAAAGCGCCACTAACGTCtctaaaacctaaattaaaaacgACTACGTTTTCTTAACAGTTTTGCGGCGCTTTGtctaaagcgccgctaaatctTGGCTATTACGACATTTTTTGATAATTGCCACTATCGTCTTGAAAAGATAAACGAAAAACGACAATGTTTTCTTAATAGTTTTGCGGTGCTTATGATAAAGCGCCTCTAATTCTTAactattgcggcgttttttagtaAGCGCCACTAACgtccctaaaacctaaacctaaaatggcaccgttttcTTAACAGTTTTTGCTGCGTTTATGATAAAACGCCGGTAATTCTTGACTATTGCGGCGTTTCTAAAGAAAGCGCCACAAATGTTGAAAAGCTCAACAAGAAAACAGCGTCGTTTAACTTAACTCCTTTGCGGCGCTTTCACGGTTACCGCTAATGCTCGCTCTCATCGGCGTTTTTTGAGCGCCATTAATATCTCTGAATCTAAAAAAAGAAACGGCATCGTTCACTTAActcttttgcggcgcttattgtaaaacgccgctattgatgaattttttcgGCGTTTTTATTTGTTCGCCGCTAATGCtaaattttttgtggcgttttttgtttaaacgccgctataaacgcctctaaaaacctgttttggtgtactGTAACAAATCCATGGTTTTGAGAAATGATTATGAATGTCATATTTCTAAATAGTTTGCTAGtcaatttacattatttttgaaaCCTAAATTCTGAAAACCTAGTTTCCAAACGCTACCTCAAGGGTTTGTATTAATCAATCCTAATTTCTTCAAGGATTTGTATTAATCATCCGCCAAAAACTATTACACATACATGATGTTAGGAAtctcatataaaataaataatctcaaaatcattcaataaagaaaaaaactaaatcttGCCTATCATAAGAAAGttgcaatattaatttttagagattaatcaataaaacataaaaagaaaaagataagtTGTTACCAAATTTGAAGACCAAcatgaaagaattgaaagatTGAAAACTATCTTGTAAAAATTCTAGAGACTAagagaataaaacaaaatcgaGAAAAAGTGATAGAATgtgggaagaaaataaaagaaattgttgGGTTTTAGTAGCTCGGAgagatttgtttattttatattaaataatttattttataaaataactccttttcaaaaaaattgtgggtatttttcaaattttcgtgGGACCAATTTTTTGTGGggtcattttaaaaattttatgtgaattaatacattaaatatataagaaattgtaaaaaaatatta of Gossypium raimondii isolate GPD5lz chromosome 3, ASM2569854v1, whole genome shotgun sequence contains these proteins:
- the LOC105794206 gene encoding NAC domain-containing protein 2, whose product is METKTSSDLPPGFRFHPTDEELITFYLKNQAKSKPCPVSIIPEVDIYKFDPWQLPDKAEFGEKEWYFFSPRDRKYPNGVRPNRATVSGYWKATGTDKAIYSGSKYVGVKKALVFYKGKPPKGLKTDWIMHEYRLNDSRKQITKQNGSMRLDDWVLCRIYKKKNSGGRGLDQQVEESNTPIHMTQCSNDASETQQMLKFPRTNSSVPQLLELDYMGPISQLLGENTYNSSFDYFPNTIASNTTGDHVEKLQLQEIPCQYTDSGKLQVNENGFLNQQVYMNPMLYQFQ